The following proteins are co-located in the Verrucomicrobiota bacterium genome:
- a CDS encoding SDR family oxidoreductase: FFARLRCLLLTDPLRDMLVARASSGRKIPCRERERIYEMDHLGTGVFFREVDLLKEREIAGWIHGVGKRFKRIDVLVNNAARDPRIPLAKCSAADWDRLFAANLRACFLTTREAVKWMPRTGGAIVNFASITFHRGPENLTAYVATKGGVIAFTRSLARELGPRRIRVNTISPGWIMTARQLRDYVTPSAKKLIKRSQCIPELIQPEEIARVVLFLASHASSAITGQEILADRGWAYS, from the coding sequence TTTTTCGCCAGACTTCGTTGCTTGCTCCTTACAGATCCACTTCGGGATATGCTCGTCGCTCGCGCCTCGTCTGGCCGAAAAATCCCTTGCCGCGAACGTGAGCGTATTTATGAAATGGACCACTTAGGGACGGGCGTTTTCTTTCGCGAGGTCGATTTGCTCAAGGAGCGGGAGATCGCTGGGTGGATCCACGGAGTCGGAAAGCGATTCAAACGGATCGACGTGCTGGTGAACAACGCGGCGCGCGACCCTCGTATTCCGTTGGCGAAGTGTTCCGCCGCGGACTGGGACCGTCTCTTCGCGGCCAACCTCAGAGCTTGCTTCCTCACCACGCGGGAAGCGGTGAAGTGGATGCCGCGGACCGGCGGAGCGATTGTGAATTTCGCCTCCATCACCTTCCATCGCGGTCCTGAGAATCTGACCGCCTACGTCGCGACCAAGGGCGGCGTGATCGCCTTCACCCGTTCGCTGGCCCGTGAATTGGGCCCACGACGAATTCGGGTGAACACGATCTCTCCGGGATGGATCATGACCGCGCGGCAACTGCGGGATTACGTGACGCCGTCTGCCAAGAAACTGATCAAACGGTCTCAGTGCATTCCAGAGCTCATTCAACCGGAAGAGATCGCGCGCGTGGTTCTTTTCCTGGCCAGCCACGCCAGCAGCGCGATCACCGGACAGGAAATTCTCGCAGACCGGGGATGGGCCTATTCCTGA
- a CDS encoding low specificity L-threonine aldolase — translation MNTSPTKPRQFASDNNAGICPEAWAALAEANQGHAVGYGDDPWTARAADMIRVVFETDCEVFFVFNGTAANSLALASLCQSYHSILSHEIAHVETDECGAPEFFSNGTKVLLLPGENGKIDPAGIERMVRRRTDIHYPKPRAVSLTQATEVGTVYSVEEVKAIGLMAKALGLKVHMDGARFANAVVSLGVKPAEITWRAGIDVLCFGGTKNGTHVGDAVVFFNRDLAHEFDYRCKQAGQLASKMRFLAAPWVGMLQNNVWLRHAEQANRMAQLLHEKLQDVRGVKILFPRQANAVFAELPEPAIKGLRDLGWRFYTFIGRGGCRLMCSWDTTEEDVTGFAADLKSLLK, via the coding sequence ATGAACACCTCGCCGACCAAACCGCGCCAGTTCGCCAGTGACAATAACGCCGGCATTTGCCCCGAAGCCTGGGCCGCTCTCGCCGAAGCCAATCAAGGCCACGCCGTCGGCTACGGCGACGATCCCTGGACCGCGCGAGCCGCGGACATGATCCGCGTAGTGTTCGAAACGGATTGCGAGGTGTTCTTCGTCTTCAACGGCACCGCCGCCAATTCCCTCGCCCTGGCATCCCTCTGCCAGTCTTACCACAGCATCCTCAGCCACGAGATCGCCCACGTCGAAACCGACGAATGCGGCGCGCCGGAATTTTTCTCCAATGGCACGAAGGTGCTGCTCCTGCCGGGTGAAAACGGCAAGATCGATCCTGCCGGGATCGAACGCATGGTCCGGCGCCGCACGGACATTCATTATCCGAAACCGCGCGCGGTCAGCCTCACGCAAGCCACCGAGGTCGGCACCGTGTATTCGGTCGAAGAAGTGAAGGCGATCGGGCTGATGGCCAAGGCGCTGGGATTGAAGGTGCACATGGACGGCGCACGCTTCGCGAACGCCGTCGTGTCCCTCGGCGTGAAGCCGGCCGAGATTACGTGGCGGGCCGGCATCGACGTGCTCTGTTTCGGTGGGACAAAAAACGGGACGCACGTGGGCGACGCCGTTGTGTTTTTCAATCGCGACCTGGCGCACGAGTTCGACTATCGCTGCAAGCAAGCGGGCCAGTTGGCGTCGAAGATGCGTTTCCTGGCCGCGCCGTGGGTCGGAATGCTGCAGAACAACGTCTGGCTTCGGCACGCGGAGCAGGCCAATCGCATGGCGCAGCTTCTCCATGAAAAACTGCAAGACGTCCGCGGCGTGAAAATCCTTTTTCCCCGGCAAGCCAATGCCGTCTTTGCGGAATTGCCCGAACCCGCCATCAAAGGACTGCGCGACCTGGGCTGGAGATTTTACACGTTCATTGGCCGCGGAGGCTGCCGCTTGATGTGTTCCTGGGACACGACCGAGGAGGACGTGACGGGATTCGCCGCGGATTTGAAGTCGCTGCTGAAGTAG
- a CDS encoding KpsF/GutQ family sugar-phosphate isomerase — MSHLARARTVFDIELAALRAVRRHLDAAFDQAVEIAIEALRQRGKIVVVGIGKSGNIGQKISATLTSTGSPSVVLNSVDALHGDLGIINDGDTILALSYSGETDELVGLLPALKRFDVKILALTAGTRSTLARYSDVVINVRVPKEACPFNLAPTASTTAMLVMGDALAMAILEARGFRKNDFAKFHPSGAIGRAMLLRVRDIMRTGPRNPVAPQTISVKQALLVMTRAKSGTVSVVNAKGKLAGVFTDGDLRRHMASEEEVLSLPLSKVMTRNPVAIDQDALALEAVKLFDQRNIDDLIVVNAKKEPVGIVDSQDLPKLKLM, encoded by the coding sequence ATGAGCCATCTCGCCCGCGCTCGTACCGTTTTCGACATCGAACTGGCCGCGCTCAGGGCCGTCCGCCGGCATCTCGATGCCGCGTTCGACCAGGCGGTTGAAATCGCGATCGAGGCCCTGCGGCAGCGCGGCAAAATTGTCGTCGTCGGCATCGGCAAATCCGGGAACATCGGCCAGAAAATCTCGGCCACCTTGACCAGCACCGGTTCGCCGAGCGTCGTGCTCAACAGCGTGGACGCGCTGCACGGCGACCTCGGCATTATCAACGACGGCGACACGATCCTGGCCTTGAGTTATTCCGGCGAGACGGACGAATTGGTCGGGCTGCTCCCGGCGCTCAAGCGGTTTGACGTCAAAATCCTTGCCCTCACCGCCGGAACGCGATCCACGCTCGCCCGCTACAGCGATGTGGTCATCAACGTCCGCGTGCCCAAAGAAGCCTGCCCCTTCAACTTGGCGCCGACAGCGAGCACGACGGCGATGCTGGTGATGGGCGACGCGCTGGCCATGGCCATTCTGGAGGCGCGCGGCTTCCGGAAAAACGATTTCGCGAAGTTCCATCCTTCCGGCGCCATCGGGCGAGCGATGCTGCTGCGCGTGCGCGACATCATGCGGACCGGACCGCGCAATCCAGTGGCCCCGCAAACGATCTCGGTGAAGCAGGCGTTGCTCGTCATGACCCGGGCCAAGTCCGGCACGGTCAGCGTCGTCAATGCCAAAGGCAAACTGGCCGGCGTATTCACCGATGGCGACCTCCGGCGCCACATGGCTTCGGAGGAAGAAGTGCTTTCTTTGCCGTTGTCCAAAGTGATGACCCGAAACCCTGTCGCCATCGATCAGGATGCGCTCGCGCTCGAAGCCGTGAAACTTTTCGATCAGCGCAATATCGACGATCTGATCGTTGTGAATGCGAAGAAGGAACCGGTCGGGATCGTGGACTCGCAAGATTTGCCGAAGCTGAAGTTGATGTAG